A genomic window from Companilactobacillus alimentarius DSM 20249 includes:
- a CDS encoding DUF1054 family protein gives MFDKKDFQVFNDDTLSGRLNLIRSDLDPKFEILGQELLQSLEKEYHQKFFLKIAKHQRRTKNPPPDTWLAINQDKKGYKKTPHLEFGLWPDRYFITFSLLADIRQRGDYYPILEKYQNEIIKDGWGVSNNHTSSEMKPASDFKQVISHYQKVKSSDLVIGFELKQNDPIVIAGDYDRLLKDKFMNLSKYLVLFNEEVAK, from the coding sequence ATGTTTGATAAAAAAGATTTTCAAGTTTTCAATGATGATACCTTGAGTGGGCGATTAAACTTGATTAGAAGTGACTTAGACCCAAAATTTGAAATTTTAGGTCAAGAGTTACTTCAATCGCTTGAAAAAGAATATCACCAAAAATTTTTCCTTAAAATTGCTAAACACCAACGTCGAACGAAAAATCCACCACCTGATACTTGGTTAGCAATTAATCAGGATAAAAAGGGCTATAAAAAGACTCCGCATTTGGAATTTGGTTTGTGGCCCGATCGCTATTTTATTACGTTTAGTCTATTGGCTGATATCCGGCAACGTGGCGATTACTATCCCATTTTAGAGAAATATCAAAATGAGATCATAAAAGACGGGTGGGGCGTATCGAATAATCATACTTCGAGCGAAATGAAACCAGCCAGTGACTTTAAGCAAGTCATTAGTCATTATCAAAAAGTTAAATCTAGTGATTTGGTTATTGGTTTTGAATTAAAACAAAATGATCCAATCGTGATAGCTGGTGATTATGACAGATTGTTGAAAGATAAATTTATGAATTTGAGTAAGTATTTAGTCTTATTCAATGAGGAGGTCGCTAAATAG
- the rpsD gene encoding 30S ribosomal protein S4, translating to MSRYTGPRWKLSRRLGISLSGTGKEIARRNYAPGQHGPNGGRRKVSEYGQQLAEKQKLRFMYDVNERQFRNLFNRAGKMEGIHGVNLMILLEQRLDNLVYRLGFASSRPQARQLVNHGHITVDGKRVDIPSYEVKIGQKISLRTKSKELAIVKDNLENVVGRPGFVNYDENSMEGSLVRNPERDELEPNIDESLIVEYYNQIL from the coding sequence ATGTCAAGATATACAGGACCACGTTGGAAATTATCACGTCGTTTAGGAATTTCACTTTCAGGTACAGGTAAGGAAATTGCCCGTAGAAACTATGCCCCAGGTCAACATGGACCAAATGGTGGTCGTCGTAAGGTTTCAGAATACGGTCAACAATTAGCTGAAAAGCAAAAGTTACGTTTCATGTATGATGTTAACGAACGTCAATTCCGTAACTTGTTCAACCGTGCCGGTAAGATGGAAGGAATCCACGGTGTTAACTTGATGATCCTTCTTGAACAAAGATTGGATAACTTAGTTTACAGATTAGGTTTCGCAAGTTCACGCCCACAAGCTCGTCAACTTGTAAACCATGGTCACATCACTGTTGATGGCAAACGCGTTGATATTCCTTCATACGAAGTTAAAATTGGTCAAAAGATCAGCCTTCGTACAAAGTCAAAGGAACTTGCAATTGTTAAGGATAACCTTGAAAACGTTGTTGGTCGTCCTGGTTTCGTTAACTATGACGAAAACTCAATGGAAGGTTCACTAGTACGTAACCCAGAACGTGACGAACTAGAACCAAATATTGACGAATCATTGATCGTTGAATACTACAACCAAATTCTTTAA
- a CDS encoding septation ring formation regulator EzrA, which produces MFAIIIGIILIILIFLWYMWFLQKKNASTLNKLKDQTEQLKKAKLDDKIEKLEKMKLAGASSDRFNQLKDDYKKQTDQNFSDILTQMRTAEYRNTEFKVFGSSSLLKKTNTEVADFEKKLSEISKGFDDLLVSNERNATHSEELQKNYQSLRKQVLTQSFNYGSATDKLEDELSEIANLLDKEKQLTNKGDHIEASQYLDDIKLKLGLITDQLKVIEPLFHDLNEVFPGQIDEIKRVYQKLVKQYFQFQDDIVQLISETQDEIDESNTKLGELNFDAVNTKNEDIKQRIDDLYETLTVEIDGKKDVLKEQKPVLDYLNHAVFQHNRLDTRIQKLQEGYILTDKTVKTFNDNFTMLNEVRQEYDADVQRIADKKAVFSAVRNDFKEIVKHLDDIEASEKTINDDLNQMLSSEQIARNSVDDYAKRLEIQKKMVEQLRLNGLPDDYLDYFYMVYDEINKLYDELDAKQINMEDISKQVIVTQEDLSNLVEKTKKLKYNVVLTEKLLQYANRYANKNPEFTDQLVRARSLFDNDYNYDEATEVISKALESVESGSVARIKETITA; this is translated from the coding sequence GTGTTTGCAATTATTATTGGAATAATATTGATTATTTTGATCTTCTTATGGTATATGTGGTTTTTGCAAAAGAAAAACGCATCGACGCTTAATAAGTTAAAAGATCAAACAGAACAATTAAAAAAAGCAAAATTAGATGACAAAATTGAAAAGTTGGAAAAAATGAAGCTGGCTGGAGCAAGTAGCGATCGCTTCAATCAACTTAAAGATGATTATAAGAAACAAACTGATCAAAATTTCTCTGATATTTTGACGCAGATGAGGACGGCTGAATATCGGAATACGGAATTTAAGGTGTTTGGTTCTTCTAGTCTCTTGAAAAAAACTAATACTGAAGTAGCTGATTTTGAAAAGAAATTAAGTGAAATTTCCAAAGGTTTTGATGATCTATTAGTCAGCAATGAGCGAAATGCCACTCATAGTGAGGAATTACAAAAAAATTATCAATCTTTGCGGAAACAAGTTTTGACACAATCCTTTAATTACGGTTCGGCAACGGATAAATTGGAAGATGAATTATCAGAGATTGCTAATTTACTTGATAAAGAGAAACAATTGACTAATAAGGGGGATCACATTGAAGCTAGTCAATATTTAGATGACATCAAGTTGAAATTAGGATTGATTACAGATCAGTTAAAGGTGATTGAGCCCTTATTTCACGATTTAAATGAAGTTTTTCCAGGTCAAATCGATGAAATCAAGCGTGTGTATCAAAAGCTGGTTAAACAGTATTTTCAATTTCAAGATGATATTGTGCAATTAATTTCTGAGACACAAGATGAAATTGATGAGTCCAATACTAAATTGGGTGAGCTTAACTTCGATGCAGTTAATACTAAAAATGAAGATATTAAGCAAAGAATCGATGATCTATATGAAACTTTGACAGTGGAAATCGACGGCAAGAAAGATGTTTTAAAAGAGCAAAAACCAGTTTTAGATTATTTAAATCATGCTGTTTTCCAACACAATCGACTTGATACTCGTATTCAAAAGTTGCAAGAAGGGTATATCTTAACTGACAAGACGGTAAAGACCTTTAATGATAATTTCACGATGTTAAATGAGGTTCGACAAGAATACGATGCAGATGTTCAAAGAATTGCCGACAAAAAAGCTGTGTTTTCAGCAGTAAGAAATGACTTCAAGGAAATAGTCAAACACTTGGATGATATTGAAGCCAGTGAAAAGACTATTAATGATGATTTGAATCAGATGCTATCAAGTGAACAGATTGCTCGTAACAGTGTGGATGACTATGCTAAACGACTAGAGATTCAAAAGAAAATGGTTGAACAATTGCGATTGAACGGTTTGCCAGATGATTATTTAGATTACTTTTATATGGTGTATGATGAAATCAATAAATTGTACGATGAATTAGATGCTAAACAAATTAATATGGAAGATATTAGTAAACAGGTCATTGTAACTCAAGAAGATTTGAGTAATTTGGTTGAGAAGACGAAGAAGTTAAAATACAATGTTGTTCTTACCGAAAAGTTATTGCAATATGCTAATCGTTATGCAAACAAGAATCCAGAGTTTACGGATCAATTAGTAAGAGCTAGGTCTTTATTTGATAATGATTACAATTATGATGAAGCGACAGAGGTTATTTCAAAGGCACTCGAAAGCGTTGAATCTGGATCAGTTGCTCGAATAAAAGAAACAATTACTGCATGA
- a CDS encoding cysteine desulfurase family protein encodes MIYFDNSATTKVNDSVLKTYNAASEEYFGNPSSLHKLGLKAYELLETSRKQIANLLGFKQDEIVFTSGGTEGNNWVIKGTAFKKREFGKHIITTEIEHPSVMNTMHQLEELGFEVTYLPVDKSGHISADDLKKAIRKDTILVSTMAVNNEIGAIQPIHEIANVLKDYPSISYHVDSVQAIGKNLQDRFIDPRVDYYTFSGHKFHAPRGIGFIYMKEGKQLEPLMAGGGQESNLRSGTENTPAIAGMAKAIRLLKENEAQKADKMEQLKEKLVNHLKTLDNVHVFSKIGDDFAPHIICFTIDGVRGETIVHTFEERDIYISTTSACSSKKGLESGTLKAMNVQENVATSAVRVSLDESNTEKEMDEFIKNLDEIHDHFQILN; translated from the coding sequence ATGATATATTTTGATAACAGTGCAACAACTAAAGTTAACGATTCTGTTTTGAAAACTTACAATGCTGCTAGCGAGGAATATTTTGGTAATCCTTCTAGTTTGCATAAATTGGGTTTGAAAGCATATGAATTGTTAGAAACATCTCGTAAACAAATTGCGAATTTATTAGGATTTAAGCAGGATGAAATCGTCTTTACCAGTGGCGGTACTGAAGGAAATAATTGGGTTATTAAAGGAACTGCTTTTAAGAAGCGTGAATTCGGTAAGCATATTATTACGACTGAGATTGAACATCCCTCAGTTATGAATACGATGCATCAACTAGAAGAGTTAGGTTTTGAAGTAACTTATTTACCAGTTGATAAGTCTGGTCACATCAGTGCAGATGATTTGAAAAAGGCTATTAGAAAAGATACAATTTTGGTTTCAACAATGGCAGTTAACAATGAGATTGGTGCGATTCAACCAATTCATGAGATTGCTAACGTTTTAAAAGATTATCCTAGCATTAGCTACCATGTTGATTCGGTCCAAGCGATTGGAAAGAATCTTCAAGATCGTTTTATCGATCCACGAGTTGATTACTATACTTTCTCAGGTCATAAGTTCCATGCACCACGTGGAATCGGCTTTATTTATATGAAAGAAGGTAAACAATTGGAGCCATTGATGGCTGGTGGCGGTCAAGAGTCAAACCTTCGTAGTGGTACGGAAAATACTCCAGCAATTGCTGGTATGGCTAAAGCTATTCGTTTGTTAAAAGAGAATGAAGCACAAAAAGCTGACAAGATGGAACAATTGAAGGAAAAATTAGTCAATCACTTAAAGACTTTGGACAACGTTCATGTCTTTTCTAAGATTGGCGACGACTTTGCTCCTCATATTATTTGTTTCACAATTGATGGCGTTCGTGGCGAGACGATTGTTCATACTTTTGAGGAACGTGATATTTATATTTCAACAACTAGTGCTTGTTCATCTAAAAAAGGTCTCGAATCAGGTACATTAAAAGCTATGAATGTTCAAGAAAATGTCGCAACTAGTGCTGTGCGTGTCAGCTTGGATGAAAGTAATACAGAAAAAGAAATGGATGAATTCATTAAGAATTTAGATGAAATTCATGATCATTTCCAAATTTTGAACTAG
- the thiI gene encoding tRNA uracil 4-sulfurtransferase ThiI — MEYTEIMVRYGELSTKGKNRKSFIDRLHGNVAKVLKDYPDLRMQPHRDRLHIKLNGVDAKPVMEKLKNVFGIQTFSLSVKVSRNFEDVKKKAVEMMHEAYKPGMSFKVGTKRSDHTYELDTNQINLQLGDAICDEFPGIDVEMKKPDIKISVEVRQDGIYLSYLTVKGAGGLPVGTAGKAMLMLSGGIDSPVAGYLAMKRGVDIEMVHFFSPPYTSEQALNKAKELTSKLTAFGGNIKFIEVPFAEIQETIKAGVPEGYLMTIQRRFMLRLTDLIREKENGLAIFNGEAVGQVASQTLESMAAINDVTTTPILRPVATMDKTEIIRLAEKIDTFNLSIQPFEDCCTVFAPPSPKTRPSIEKTRKFESSLDVDGLIKRSMEGIKITTIEHGDKFMESDQKNISSLL; from the coding sequence ATGGAATATACGGAAATTATGGTTCGTTATGGCGAACTATCAACTAAGGGGAAGAATCGTAAAAGCTTTATCGACCGCCTTCATGGTAATGTTGCTAAAGTTTTGAAAGATTATCCTGATTTAAGAATGCAACCACATCGTGATCGTCTGCATATTAAATTAAATGGTGTCGACGCTAAGCCGGTTATGGAGAAGTTAAAGAATGTCTTTGGTATTCAAACTTTTTCTTTGAGTGTTAAAGTTTCACGTAATTTTGAAGATGTGAAGAAAAAAGCTGTTGAAATGATGCATGAAGCTTATAAACCAGGCATGAGTTTCAAAGTGGGAACAAAGCGCTCAGACCATACTTATGAACTAGATACTAATCAAATCAACTTACAACTTGGGGATGCTATTTGTGATGAATTCCCAGGAATTGATGTTGAAATGAAGAAACCTGATATTAAGATTTCAGTCGAAGTCAGACAAGATGGGATTTATTTATCATATTTGACTGTGAAAGGTGCTGGTGGTCTGCCAGTTGGTACAGCTGGAAAAGCTATGTTGATGTTGTCTGGCGGAATTGATTCACCCGTTGCCGGATACTTGGCGATGAAACGTGGTGTCGATATCGAAATGGTTCATTTCTTTAGTCCGCCATATACATCAGAGCAAGCCTTGAACAAAGCTAAGGAGTTAACTTCAAAATTGACTGCCTTCGGTGGTAATATCAAATTTATTGAGGTTCCTTTTGCTGAGATTCAGGAAACAATTAAAGCCGGCGTTCCTGAAGGTTATTTAATGACAATTCAACGTCGCTTTATGTTACGCTTGACCGATTTGATTCGTGAAAAAGAAAATGGTTTAGCCATCTTTAACGGTGAAGCAGTTGGACAAGTTGCCTCCCAGACTTTGGAAAGTATGGCAGCAATTAACGATGTAACGACAACGCCAATCCTACGTCCCGTTGCAACAATGGATAAGACAGAGATTATTCGTTTAGCTGAAAAAATTGATACTTTTAATTTATCAATTCAGCCATTTGAAGACTGCTGTACGGTCTTTGCACCACCATCACCAAAGACCCGTCCTAGCATTGAGAAGACACGCAAATTTGAAAGTTCTCTCGATGTTGACGGTTTGATCAAGCGTTCAATGGAAGGTATTAAGATCACAACAATTGAACATGGCGATAAGTTCATGGAAAGTGATCAAAAAAACATCAGTAGTTTGCTATAA
- a CDS encoding valine--tRNA ligase, with amino-acid sequence MREIDMDTKYNPQEVEEGRYQAWLDDDDFKPSGDKKAKPYSIVIPPPNVTGKLHLGHAWDTTIQDTLIRYKRMQGFDTLYLPGMDHAGIATQAKVEAKLREQGVTRYDLGREKFVKEVWNWKDEFAKIIKSQWGKLGLSLDYSRERFTLDEGLSKAVRKVFVQLYNEGLIYRGEYIINWDPQLQTALSDIEVIHKDDQGAFYHVKYPYADGSGYIEIATTRPETMFGDVAVAVAPDDDRYKDIVGKEIVVPLVGRKIPIITDHYVDKEFGTGMVKITPAHDPNDFAVGNRHDLKRINTMNADGTMNENAGKYNGLDRFAARKAIVKDLQDQGYMINIEPYVHSVGHSERSGVQVEPRLSTQWFVKMKPLAEMALKNQQGDEKVNFVPERFEETFTQWMDNVHDWVISRQLWWGHQIPAWYNKQTGETYVGEEAPKDIENWDQESDVLDTWFSSALWPFSTMGWPDTDADDYKRYFPTDTLVTGYDIIFFWVSRMIFQSLKFTGKRPFEHVVIHGLIRDEQGRKMSKSLGNGIDPMDVIKKYGADALRWFLMNGSTPGQDTRFSYDKMDSAWNFINKIWNASRYVIMNLDDDTPAMDDLSQVTNYDLSDKWILAKLNHTVKEVNRLMDNFEFGEVGRNLYNFIWNDFCDWYIEMSKATLTGDDEVAKKQKKMILTYVLDQTLRLMHPIMPFVTEKIWLTMPHNGKTIMQAKYPEYQAELDNDDAVAQMDVLIDLIKSLRKIRLEANAPMSKAVDILIKPQDEKVKNIILNNKEYIDRFMHPKELQVATDIVAPALAMTTVTNSAELSVPLAELIDLDEEIARQNDEMKKLDQEITRLDKKLSNKNFVAKAPEKVVNEQKEKLADYQSRQVKVQQRIQQLKENK; translated from the coding sequence ATGAGAGAAATCGACATGGATACCAAATATAATCCGCAAGAAGTCGAAGAGGGACGTTATCAAGCCTGGCTAGATGACGATGATTTTAAACCTTCTGGCGATAAGAAAGCTAAACCTTATTCAATCGTTATTCCACCACCAAATGTTACTGGAAAATTACACTTGGGTCATGCCTGGGATACAACAATTCAAGATACTTTGATTCGTTACAAACGTATGCAAGGATTCGATACACTATATCTTCCTGGAATGGATCATGCCGGAATTGCAACACAAGCTAAAGTCGAAGCTAAGTTGCGCGAACAAGGCGTTACTCGTTATGACCTTGGTCGTGAGAAGTTTGTCAAAGAAGTTTGGAATTGGAAAGATGAATTTGCCAAAATCATTAAATCACAGTGGGGTAAATTAGGTTTATCACTTGATTATTCCCGTGAAAGATTTACCTTGGATGAAGGTTTGTCCAAAGCCGTTCGTAAAGTTTTCGTTCAATTGTACAATGAAGGCTTAATTTATCGTGGTGAGTACATTATTAACTGGGACCCACAATTACAAACAGCTTTATCAGATATTGAAGTTATCCATAAGGATGATCAAGGTGCCTTTTATCACGTTAAGTACCCTTATGCTGATGGCTCTGGTTACATTGAGATTGCTACGACACGTCCAGAAACAATGTTTGGTGATGTGGCAGTCGCAGTTGCACCTGACGATGATCGTTATAAAGACATCGTTGGTAAAGAAATCGTCGTACCACTAGTTGGTCGTAAGATTCCAATCATTACCGATCATTATGTTGATAAAGAATTTGGTACTGGTATGGTTAAAATTACTCCGGCTCATGATCCTAATGACTTTGCAGTTGGTAATCGTCATGATCTCAAGCGGATCAATACAATGAATGCTGACGGAACAATGAACGAAAATGCCGGTAAGTATAACGGTTTAGATCGCTTTGCTGCTCGTAAGGCTATCGTTAAAGACTTACAAGATCAAGGTTATATGATAAATATTGAACCATACGTACACAGTGTTGGACATTCAGAACGTTCAGGCGTTCAAGTAGAACCTAGACTTTCAACACAGTGGTTCGTGAAGATGAAGCCACTTGCTGAAATGGCTTTGAAGAATCAACAAGGCGATGAAAAAGTAAACTTTGTCCCAGAACGATTTGAAGAAACGTTCACACAATGGATGGATAATGTTCATGACTGGGTTATTTCACGACAACTTTGGTGGGGACATCAAATTCCAGCTTGGTATAACAAACAGACTGGTGAAACTTATGTCGGTGAAGAAGCTCCTAAAGATATTGAAAATTGGGACCAAGAATCTGACGTTTTGGATACATGGTTCTCAAGCGCTTTGTGGCCATTTTCAACTATGGGCTGGCCAGATACTGACGCTGATGACTATAAACGCTATTTCCCAACTGATACTTTAGTTACTGGCTACGATATTATTTTCTTCTGGGTTTCAAGAATGATTTTCCAAAGCTTGAAATTTACTGGCAAGAGACCATTTGAACACGTTGTTATTCACGGATTAATTCGTGATGAGCAAGGTCGCAAGATGAGTAAATCACTTGGTAATGGTATTGATCCAATGGATGTTATCAAAAAATATGGTGCTGACGCTTTGCGTTGGTTCTTAATGAATGGATCAACTCCAGGACAAGATACTAGATTTAGTTATGACAAGATGGATTCAGCTTGGAACTTCATCAATAAGATTTGGAATGCTTCACGTTACGTTATTATGAATCTTGATGACGATACACCAGCAATGGATGATCTTTCACAAGTAACTAACTATGATTTGTCAGATAAGTGGATCTTAGCTAAATTGAATCACACAGTTAAAGAAGTAAATCGCTTAATGGATAACTTCGAATTTGGTGAAGTAGGTCGTAATCTTTATAACTTTATTTGGAATGATTTCTGCGATTGGTACATTGAGATGAGTAAGGCAACTCTTACAGGGGATGATGAGGTTGCCAAAAAGCAAAAGAAGATGATCTTGACTTATGTACTTGATCAAACACTCAGATTAATGCACCCAATTATGCCATTTGTAACTGAGAAGATCTGGTTGACGATGCCTCATAATGGTAAAACTATTATGCAAGCCAAATATCCAGAATATCAGGCTGAGTTGGATAATGATGACGCGGTTGCTCAAATGGATGTCTTGATTGACTTAATTAAATCATTGAGAAAGATTCGTTTGGAAGCTAATGCTCCTATGTCTAAAGCTGTTGATATCTTGATCAAACCCCAGGATGAAAAGGTTAAAAATATTATTTTGAACAATAAAGAATATATTGACCGCTTCATGCATCCAAAGGAATTGCAAGTGGCAACTGATATTGTTGCACCTGCATTAGCAATGACCACAGTAACTAATAGTGCTGAATTGTCGGTTCCATTGGCTGAATTGATTGATCTTGATGAGGAAATTGCTCGTCAAAACGATGAGATGAAGAAATTGGATCAGGAAATCACACGTTTAGATAAGAAATTGTCGAATAAGAATTTCGTGGCTAAAGCTCCGGAAAAAGTGGTTAATGAACAAAAGGAAAAATTGGCTGATTATCAATCTCGTCAAGTTAAAGTTCAACAAAGAATTCAACAATTAAAAGAAAATAAATAA
- a CDS encoding bifunctional folylpolyglutamate synthase/dihydrofolate synthase — protein sequence MLSSYQEAVNYIHSLPKFHRTNNLDNIKKALKILGNPQNSYETIHITGTNGKGTTSNFLANLLEADGKRVGLFISPYVKIFNERIQINHQYIPNDDLLKNVNLLIEKIGQIPLAEFEFVTVLGYFYFRGRVDVAVIEAGIGARHDKTNVIIPDVSIITSIDLDHEALIGPTLQDIATEKSGIIKANTPIITGALHDSVKGIIAKEAEKLSSPLFKFGQSFGINDFQTKNFRISFTYYDDKVTIKKVHCNGFEKTTAINAAIAICAYSRYAEKHHQIVSSDLILKNLDSHALLGRAQIVRKHPLIMMDGAHNISAIYNLINSLTTNYVNKDIIVLYAGMKDKDRSEIIQELAPRVKHIYITTLEMQRSAGVSDYDLSQYGNISFIENYHRELQKIIANLSEKQMLLITGSFYLISDLENYFS from the coding sequence TTGCTAAGTAGTTATCAAGAAGCTGTGAACTATATTCACTCGTTACCAAAGTTCCATCGAACTAATAATTTAGATAATATAAAAAAAGCCTTAAAAATTTTGGGCAATCCGCAAAATAGTTATGAAACCATTCATATTACCGGGACTAATGGCAAGGGAACGACTAGTAATTTTTTGGCTAATCTGTTAGAAGCAGATGGTAAAAGGGTTGGATTATTCATTTCACCCTATGTCAAAATCTTTAATGAACGGATTCAAATAAACCATCAATATATTCCTAATGATGATTTATTAAAAAATGTTAACCTATTAATTGAAAAGATTGGACAAATTCCTCTAGCTGAATTTGAATTTGTGACGGTTTTGGGTTATTTTTATTTCCGTGGGCGTGTCGATGTTGCGGTAATTGAAGCTGGAATTGGAGCACGGCATGATAAGACCAATGTGATTATTCCGGATGTTTCAATTATTACTTCAATTGATTTGGATCATGAGGCTTTGATTGGTCCGACTTTACAGGATATTGCTACTGAAAAGTCTGGTATTATTAAAGCAAATACGCCAATCATAACTGGAGCGTTACATGATTCGGTTAAGGGGATTATTGCTAAAGAAGCTGAGAAGTTATCCAGCCCATTGTTTAAATTTGGTCAAAGTTTTGGAATTAATGATTTTCAAACAAAGAATTTTAGAATATCATTTACATATTATGATGATAAGGTAACAATTAAGAAGGTACATTGTAATGGATTTGAAAAAACTACAGCGATAAATGCCGCGATTGCAATTTGTGCGTATAGCCGTTATGCTGAGAAGCATCATCAGATTGTTTCAAGTGATTTGATTTTGAAAAATTTAGATAGTCATGCTTTATTAGGACGAGCACAAATTGTAAGAAAACATCCATTGATAATGATGGATGGGGCACATAATATTTCAGCAATTTACAATTTAATTAATTCTTTGACTACAAACTATGTAAATAAAGATATAATTGTTTTGTATGCTGGAATGAAAGATAAGGATCGCAGTGAAATTATTCAAGAACTAGCTCCAAGAGTGAAGCATATTTATATAACTACTTTAGAAATGCAACGTTCTGCTGGTGTGAGTGATTATGATTTATCACAGTACGGGAATATTTCTTTTATTGAAAACTACCATCGGGAATTACAGAAAATTATTGCTAATTTGAGTGAAAAGCAAATGCTATTGATAACTGGTTCTTTTTACTTAATTTCGGATTTGGAAAATTATTTTTCGTAA
- the radC gene encoding RadC family protein, with protein MINLREKILTYGVSTLKDEELLAVIIGNGTKKNSVLDLGRKIVYNSDGLDLNLDQLMAFNGIGVAQACKVLAAIELGTRKVESDTLSDEVVSIDDVGKHLINRIGHAPQEKLVAVYLNNGYHVIDEKVIFVGTIDQATVHPRDILREALRISATQIIIAHNHPNGSMMFSKNDQAFSLRLRKCCHLIGINLLDHLIITKKSYSSLKSLNLI; from the coding sequence ATGATAAATTTAAGAGAAAAAATTTTGACATATGGTGTCAGCACTTTAAAAGATGAAGAATTATTAGCCGTTATTATTGGTAACGGTACTAAGAAAAACAGCGTTTTGGATTTAGGTAGAAAAATTGTTTATAATTCGGATGGTTTAGATTTGAATTTAGATCAATTAATGGCTTTTAATGGTATTGGAGTGGCCCAAGCCTGTAAAGTTTTGGCTGCAATTGAACTTGGTACTAGAAAAGTCGAGTCTGACACCCTATCTGATGAGGTTGTTTCAATTGATGATGTTGGAAAACACTTAATAAATAGAATAGGTCATGCTCCACAAGAGAAGCTAGTAGCTGTTTATTTAAATAATGGTTATCATGTAATAGATGAAAAAGTTATTTTTGTAGGTACAATTGATCAAGCAACAGTTCATCCTAGGGATATATTGCGGGAAGCCTTGAGAATTTCAGCGACACAGATAATAATTGCCCACAATCATCCCAATGGATCAATGATGTTTTCTAAGAATGACCAAGCGTTTAGTTTGAGGTTAAGAAAATGCTGTCATTTAATAGGAATTAACTTACTAGATCATTTGATTATTACAAAGAAATCGTATTCAAGTTTAAAGAGTTTAAATTTAATTTAG
- a CDS encoding rod shape-determining protein — protein sequence MFGIGSKKLGIDLGTANTLVYAEGKGIVLNEPSVVAKNNNTGEIVAVGSDAREMIGRTPGSISAIRPMRDGVIADYDTTAAMMKYFIEKSAGNSKPSVMVCVPSGVTEVEKRAVIEATQHAGAREAYVIEEPFAAAIGAGLPVMDPTGNMVVDIGGGTTDVATISLGGIVSSRSIRVAGDKFDESISAYIKSNYNLQIGERTAEDVKIQVGSASIEKAKEIDPMQIRGRDLVTGLPKTVQLTGEDIATAIHENVEEIIETIKETLEETSPEIAADVIDHGIVLTGGGALLHHLPEVISEATGVPVFIAQDPLDCVAIGTGESLKNIDVMRRQK from the coding sequence TTGTTTGGTATTGGATCAAAGAAGCTCGGCATAGATTTAGGAACGGCGAATACATTAGTTTATGCAGAAGGCAAGGGTATCGTGTTAAATGAGCCTTCTGTTGTCGCAAAAAATAATAATACAGGAGAAATTGTTGCTGTGGGCTCTGATGCCCGTGAGATGATTGGACGTACTCCAGGTAGTATCTCAGCTATTCGTCCCATGCGTGATGGTGTGATTGCTGATTATGATACAACTGCTGCCATGATGAAATATTTCATTGAAAAATCAGCGGGGAATTCTAAGCCATCAGTTATGGTTTGTGTTCCTAGTGGTGTTACTGAAGTTGAAAAAAGAGCCGTTATTGAAGCTACTCAACATGCGGGCGCTCGTGAAGCCTATGTGATTGAAGAGCCATTTGCTGCAGCTATCGGTGCAGGACTACCTGTTATGGATCCAACTGGTAACATGGTTGTTGATATTGGTGGTGGTACAACTGATGTTGCTACTATCTCATTAGGTGGTATCGTATCGTCACGTTCGATTCGTGTAGCTGGAGATAAGTTCGATGAGTCGATTTCAGCTTATATCAAATCTAATTATAACTTGCAAATTGGTGAGAGAACTGCTGAAGACGTTAAGATTCAAGTTGGTTCAGCTTCCATTGAAAAAGCTAAAGAAATTGATCCAATGCAAATTCGTGGACGTGACTTAGTTACTGGTTTACCAAAGACGGTTCAATTAACTGGCGAAGATATAGCAACTGCTATTCATGAAAATGTCGAAGAGATCATTGAAACAATTAAAGAAACTCTTGAGGAAACATCTCCTGAAATTGCTGCCGATGTTATCGATCATGGTATTGTTTTAACTGGTGGTGGAGCTTTATTACACCATCTACCAGAAGTTATTTCAGAAGCAACTGGAGTTCCTGTGTTCATTGCTCAAGACCCACTAGATTGTGTGGCTATCGGTACTGGAGAATCACTTAAAAATATCGATGTAATGCGTCGCCAAAAATAA